Genomic segment of Tiliqua scincoides isolate rTilSci1 chromosome 1, rTilSci1.hap2, whole genome shotgun sequence:
TCATGTTCATAATTGTAGCTCTTTCTGTTCATTCAGTAACTACATCCGTACCGCGAGCCTTAGTAATGACTATCTTTTGCTAGTCTTTGAAATATATAGGGCAAAAAGTTGTTAACCAAAATGGAGAACAACAGGAGCTCAGAACATCTTCATAAGATTAAGAGGTTAGTGTTTGAAAGTGTTGTGTTTGTATAACTTAGTAACAAAGAACTGAAGCAAAGAGAGGAAGTTCTGCATTTTAGACTATCCTGGTTTAAGACCACAATCTGAATAGTTCAGATTCGGATGAATGCAATTGCTGTGAGTTTGAGGCGTGCATCTAGAACTCAGCACATGCTTAGGGCGGTGTCGCACACTGACAGAAGAAAGTCCAGTGTCTCACAGTGACAGAGGAAAGGTAAGTGTCCCTTACCAAAATCTGGATTCATAGATCCAGTCCATATTGGAACAGTGTGGAAGAATCCAGGAAGAAGTTCCTTCTGTGCTTCTAGTAATAATCAATTGTTTTTATGTCCTGTTAGAGCTACAAGGTGAATGATCTCTTGTATTAAAGCACAGTCTTCCATAAATCTTCTCCTGCAGATGGCAATGTGTATCTGGCCCCTGCTGCATATAAGGGCAGAAGATCCTTAAGCAGATCCGTGGGTGAGACTTCCCTGAAAGAACTCTTTGTGCTTTGTGACATAAACTGAAGAAATGAATCTACACAACGATGGGGCAGCATCTGGATCCATTTTTGCCTGGGATTATGTTTTGTGGGAAGTTCGGTTGAAACTCGTGGCAGCAGGCTTTTTCATCTACTTGGGAGTATTTCTTCTCTCACATTACCTGTCTTCATGGATGAGCATCTCTTACCGCTTGTTGCCAGCGAAGGAGAAAGTCTTTTGGAATCTGGCTGCGACGCGAGGTGTTTTTGGTGTCCAGAGTTGTGTTGCTGGCTTGTGGGCCTTGCTTCTGGATCCCGTTTTTCAGGCTGACAAGGTGTATTCCCAGCCGGACTGGAGCTGGTTCAACTGCCTAATAGCTTCTGGGTTCTTCCTGCTGGAAAATGTAGCTCTTCATGTATCTAATCTTGTTTTCAAGACATTTGACTTGTTCCTAGTTTTTCACCATGCCTTTGCCTTTGGTGGTTTTTTTGGTCTAGTAACCAACATAAAATCTGGACATTACATACCTTTGATGGGAATGCTGCTTGAGATGAGTACACCTTTTACCTGCATATCATGGATGCTTTTGAAGGTGAGACATTGGCATGCAAAGGAGAGGTAATCTTTGTGATCAGTCATTTGATTTAACCATTATTATAATGTACCACGTGGCTTAACCACAAAATCTGATAGCAGTTAGGAGGGAGGAAGTGTGTCTATTTTTGGTGAAGCAGAGTACCCTCCAGAAGATAGCCAAGCAAGTAGAACAAGTGTTAGCATAGGCAATCCTGTGGTGGTGGTCTTCCATTCAATTCTGCCTATGGTATGCTGCAAATTCATGGATGGCTAGTGAGGTCAACTTGTCCAGTCATCCCTTGGCACATTGATGCTTTTTTGTAAGAAAAGATTGTCTCTACTGTAGGGAAGCTAAGAAAAAACCACACCCTAACTGGGACTTTGGTTTCACTCTAAAACCATGTTCATATGAGTATTCATATGAAAATGAAAACTGACTTATGTTGTTTCAGGGATCATGTGATACAACTAGAGCTGAGCAAAGTATCTTTAATTTGTTTTAGATATAATATATTCCTTTAAACTATATTTCAAATATGAATTAAGTTTGTTGTGGAACAAACATTTAGAATTTGGATACATTTTGGTTTTGGGAAATATTTTTCCTATTTCCAAAATGTTAAATATGCTCATTCAAGAGTGTCTGCCACTGATAAGGAGACAACTTTTATACATGAAATTTTAAATTGTTCTTGGTTTTATTTGTGGTTTTATAAGGCCATAACgctaaaagaaataaaagagcaTAATAAGAGTAGAATTTATATGGTGCTCCCCTGTGTTCCAAGAGTTTCACATGTACTATCTTGACCTACCCTTACAACAATCTATATTAGATTGTTGAATctttattattcccatattacagatggaaaGCTGAGATGGCATGGCTTTTCTAAGGCCACCTTAGCATTCATGGCAAAGCCATACTTGAACTGGGAAGGCCTGATCTGCAGCTCTGTCTTGAGGAATAAAAATTAGTTGAATCCCCCTTGATTAGCCGGAGTTTGTTATTAAAACTGGCTAAACAGGCCCTAGGATGAGTCTGCCTATGTTCTTAGTTGGGCTCAGCCCAAGCTGGTACCTGAAGCAATGCCCTAATATTTTGCCTCTTTCCGTGCACACGTGCTGACACATATACACCTGGACTCCCGCCCCCAGCATTGCTGTTGCCActtcctccttgcctgcctgaaCATTTATTCAAAGCAGACTGAGTGAAACAAATTGGAAGCGGAAGAGAAAACCCTGTTCTGCTGTCAGTGTGCTTGCCCACCTGGTTTTGGAGAAGCGACTGGGCAAGCCAAGAGGTGGCAATACAGCTGAGTGAGCCTCTTTTGATCACTTTTCAGGAAAGGGAGTGAGCAGAACCGAACTGTAGTGGCCACTTGCTTTCTCCTCCAAGGCCGCTGCCACAGTTACATGCTCGTGGCAGTAGtactggaggaagagaagaattgAAGTAAAGTTTGTTTTTGGGGGATTCCTCATTTCAGtcagttttttttaacccagaagCTTGTAGGTTTAAGACAAAGTGTAGGAAATGGGCCCATTTTGTACTATCTTCCACCTCATAGCCAAGTATAAAAACTAATGTCCTGtcacagtcctccccccccccccaggtggcaGGAGATGGGGAAAGTAGTAAAGGGAGATTACACCTTATCTGGACATCTAAAATCTGGACATTTTTGTCCTAgacttgtttcctgtagtgtgaACACCAGAAGGTCttatgctcattcccacatactgTGCAGGTACAGGTTCTAAGTTCTGTTCTTTATTCTGTGGGGTGTACCTGTACAGAAACttctgaaaaatgtcagaggccagcagacacctgcatgggtaacagtgaaaagagcaagaggaagcttTTCTTGTTATATGCAATTATTATATGCATATAATTATTGCAATTATTATGCAAgaaattaattatttcttgttATATGCAATTATTCTGAGAACCAGACCCTTTTCCCTCCCAAGCAATCAGATACTCAGCCTGCACATGCAGGAGACCAAGCAGTGCACTCAAGTTTTAAGAAGCTATTAGTCAAGCTATAATGGAGATAgtcacacacaaatacatacagcGTTGTTGGGACTGTCAGCTGAGCAAACTTGTAATAACAAACTATTATCTAGTAAAACCTTATGACAGAGATGCAATTAAATCCAATGTAATTAAAAACCATGCTTCCAAAGGACCACTGTATGCATCTCAGCAATATAACCTGCATTATTAAAAGCCAGGGTGGAGATAGCTCTGAAAATTCTTCTGAAAGATACTTATCGATCTTGGTTTATGAAGATAGGACATGCAAATCCTTAGTTCCACATGTGGAAAATCCTTCAGTGCCTTGAACAGGGTCTCCTAAACTATGTTTCTGGGTATACAGTACTTGGATTAATGCAGATGGGACTTGGCTTTACCCTGGAGAACTGATGAAAGTGACCCTGAACAAGTGCTGAGTGCCTCTTCCTTATCACTGGGTAGCTATTACAAGGAAGGGCCTTCTTATTCAAGGTTGGCATTTCCAAACAGCCTTGAGTCCCAGCATTGTTTCTAATTGCAGGACATTGAGTTCGGTGGAACAATTGAGCTACATGCACTGAACCAAAGGAGGTTGTTTCGCTTCATTGTTAATACTCTCAAAATCAACACTTTGTCACTTGTTTATGTCATGTAGAACATCTCGTGTATATAGTCTGTTACTGTAACAGAGGAAGCATAGAACAACCACTAATTTTGCTTTATGAGGAAAAGTGCTTGGCTTTTTCATCaaatagttcagtgtttctcaaccagtggtacttgaagtggtgtccggt
This window contains:
- the LOC136663615 gene encoding protein CLN8-like — translated: MNLHNDGAASGSIFAWDYVLWEVRLKLVAAGFFIYLGVFLLSHYLSSWMSISYRLLPAKEKVFWNLAATRGVFGVQSCVAGLWALLLDPVFQADKVYSQPDWSWFNCLIASGFFLLENVALHVSNLVFKTFDLFLVFHHAFAFGGFFGLVTNIKSGHYIPLMGMLLEMSTPFTCISWMLLKVGWSNTFFWKANQWVMIHMFHCRMILTYHMWWVCISNWNAVVENLGLLHFAVVFTGLGAVTLVLNPYWMYKKTHQLLSPVDWNFTNRTMENGSSKKLNQETFQKKGL